The proteins below come from a single Vanessa tameamea isolate UH-Manoa-2023 chromosome 15, ilVanTame1 primary haplotype, whole genome shotgun sequence genomic window:
- the LOC113399630 gene encoding uncharacterized protein CG43867 isoform X9, which yields MSEERSRRLSQIFDPLSRFTDHSGAGQSASTPNSPRLLPRRSRDPPPPPPRPFAHSSRLDPLEYELAAADLESVNWQERCLELQLELHRSRHQATRVRDMLRDKLSELEQRVLEAEGRAEEAEDKVRAMEQRLCEWPAGAEGAPKAITRLEGQIEEQKQLRLQDAKQVEAKAARIKEWVTNKLKELEQQNQLLREQNDRCNQQLELLRNHIAAQGSRNCAFLPSRASLSLEVRTEDGTRASSSLLANNRRRSESLEGPQEVTLKKYADLKRIKLPITSSEPHYSTPVRHRRNLSIGTTNLTQTTANSQLNTMNRTMDERTAASLLADDLAAAVENLVVLPTTPNTSTDGDTTHDYAEIYTPSRERTPAWQGVHVVVQGTSRGGSSTGDSCVSDQPRPPTPPLHRFPSWEAKIYQVADDGLQQSVEEELSPPPCPRTMHESTSYQDISVPVYATVKGRASQIRSMPFTGDSSDDSSDGEESMGVTVHNTPHHNPLYGQTSQMPMTINNINLTSILPASIQQTAGPHGLVLNNTNGQCSSSDTSLSASSPSKSVKTSSSLSPAKRSSSGSPSKQSKTRDTSFESGMSDDYAIPPDAVSCEGARDSPRRHDALEKSGHLAKLGGKLKTWRKRWFVLKNGTLSYWKSQSEVTRKPQGQIGLGEACKISRNEGAATFEIFTGSRTYYLTADSIATMEDWIRVLQNVQRRNATKLLLSKEDNKPTIQGWLTKVKNGHAKKSWCVLLGKMFLYFKSPGDQNPTGQINMRDARVEDVEHVSDSDSEEKADDARNLTVAIYPQHQLTGGPTYLLFESKADKDSWLYHLTVVSGGGLSQGTHFEQLVQKLMETDGDPNCVLWRHPTLLYSKENITSPLTSLNSEALQAEALKLFKCVQLFMSVAVEHAGIDYHVVLAQNALQQCLEVGELQDELVSALCKQSTPHAPSKHGVQQLLLCATQSLFTCDTGASSVGGDNKSDLPQNSAGSPSSIQAPLLSVDCKSNPPTYSFVQGWQLLALAVSLFVPRNNRLLWYLKLHLSRHADTKTECGKYAAYCSRALERTIRNGGRTDRPSRMEVLSILLKNPYHHCLPHAIPVHVLNNTYQVVSFDGSTTVEEFLTTLSTELGCREPAASGFALFSDDPIEKDLEHHIKPDKKLCDVISKWETALREKGSGKFENSRVIRLTYRNRLYFKNSVRTETDKERLLLCYQVNQQVVAGRFPVTRELAAELGALMAQLDMGDHCASNTQHNQPLAHRFYPYRYRAGLGNDELRGVEEKLRSKWIALKGRSTADCVRIYLNCTRKWPFFGATLFQARIKQPDLSMVWLAVSEEGVTVLELASMAVIGRYALNSIGLFGGLQDDLMMLIDAEDSSPVHKMLISLNKPKMAELTHLIADYKNASLRGGSGTPQMSSLTRNGSHRSARRTPSTLPPAADRRATLASHASLGLAAPDLLRATPDHRRAPPHAHPHAHAHAHAHPHPHTHTK from the exons GTCCGCGCCATGGAGCAGCGGCTGTGCGAGTGGCCGGCTGGCGCTGAAGGGGCGCCGAAGGCCATCACGCGACTTGAAGGTCAAATTGAAGAACag AAGCAGCTGCGACTCCAAGACGCGAAACAAGTTGAGGCAAAGGCCGCACGAATAAAGGAGTGGGTGACAAACAAGCTTAAAGAACTAGAGCAACAGAATCAATTGCTGAGGGAACAAAACGACCGCTGCAATCAGCAGCTGGAATTACTTAGGAATCACATTGCAGCGCAGGGAAGCAGAAATTGTgct TTTCTACCTTCTCGGGCAAGTCTGTCTTTAGAAGTGAGGACAGAAGACGGCACCCGTGCCTCATCGAGCCTCTTGGCTAATAACCGTCGACGCTCTGAGAGCCTAGAGGGTCCCCAG GAAGTTACACTGAAAAAATATGCAGACTTAAAAAGGATAAAG CTGCCAATAACATCATCGGAACCCCATTACAGTACCCCAGTGAGACACAGACGAAATCTATCGATTGGAACAACCAATTTAACTCAAACAACTGCCAATAGTCAATTGAACACAATGAATCGAACCATGGATGAGAGGACCGCTGCCAGTCTGCTAGCTGATGATCTTGCG gCTGCAGtagaaaatttagtggtgctacCAACAACACCAAATACTTCAACAGACGGCGATACCACACACGACTATGCTGAAATATATACACCAAGCCGAG AGCGCACGCCGGCGTGGCAGGGCGTGCACGTGGTGGTGCAGGGCACGAGTCGCGGCGGCTCGTCCACGGGCGACAGCTGCGTGTCCGACCAGCCGCGCCCCCCCACGCCTCCTCTGCATCGCTTTCCCAGCTGGGAGGCAAAAATATACCAG GTGGCAGATGATGGTCTCCAGCAGTCCGTGGAAGAGGAGTTGAGTCCACCGCCTTGTCCCCGGACCATGCACGAATCCACCAGTTACCAGGATATCTCAGTTCCAGTATATGCTACCGTTAAAGGG CGCGCAAGTCAAATACGATCGATGCCTTTCACGGGCGATTCATCAGACGATTCATCCGATGGTGAAGAATCAATGGGTGTGACAGTTCATAATACACCACATCATAACCCTCTGTATG GTCAAACATCTCAAATGCCAATGACGATCAACAATATAAACTTAACCAGCATCCTACCCGCCTCCATACAACAAACTGCAGGACCTCATGGACTTGTTCTAAACAACACAAATGGACAATGCAGCTCCTCCGATACTAGTCTAAGCGCTAGCAGCCCTTCGAAGAGTGTGAAGACCAGTTCCAGCTTAAGTCCTGCCAAGAGATCCAGTAGTGGATCACCGAGTAAACAGAGTAAAACTAGAg ACACGTCGTTCGAGTCGGGCATGTCGGACGACTACGCCATCCCGCCGGACGCCGTGTCGTGCGAGGGCGCGCGGGACTCGCCGCGCCGCCACGACGCGCTCGAGAAGAGCGGACACCTCGCCAAGCTGGGCGGGAAGCTCAAGACCTGGCGGAAGAGATG gtTCGTGCTCAAAAACGGCACACTTTCGTACTGGAAGTCTCAGTCGGAGGTGACCCGGAAGCCCCAGGGTCAGATCGGGCTGGGCGAGGCGTGCAAGATCTCTCGCAACGAGGGCGCCGCCACGTTCGAGATATTCACGGGCAGCCGCACCTACTACCTCACCGCAGACAGCATCGCCACCATGGAGGACTGGATAAGAGTCTTACAA AATGTCCAAAGACGAAACGCAACGAAACTCCTATTAAGTAAGGAAGACAACAAGCCTACTATACAAGGTTGGTTAACCAAAGTAAAGAACGGACACGCCAAGAAAAGCTGGTGCGTTTTACTGGGCAAGATGTTCCTGTACTTCAAGAGTCCCGGAGATCag AACCCGACGGGGCAGATCAACATGCGGGACGCGCGCGTGGAGGACGTGGAGCACGTGTCGGACTCCGACTCGGAGGAGAAGGCGGACGACGCGCGCAACCTCACCGTGGCCATCTACCCGCAGCACCAGCTCACCGGG GGCCCTACTTACCTCTTGTTCGAGAGCAAAGCGGACAAAGACTCGTGGCTCTACCACTTGACGGTTGTGAGCGGCGGTGGTCTCAGTCAAGGAACGCACTTCGAGCAACTCGTACAGAAACTTATGGAAACCGATGGCGATCCGA ATTGTGTCCTTTGGAGGCATCCTACATTATTGTATTCCAAAGAAAACATAACATCACCACTCACGTCTCTAAATTCAGAAGCATTGCAAGCTGaagcattaaaattatttaaa TGCGTGCAGCTGTTCATGTCGGTGGCGGTGGAGCACGCCGGCATCGACTACCACGTGGTGCTGGCGCAGAACGCGCTGCAGCAGTGCCTGGAGGTGGGCGAGCTGCAGGACGAGCTGGTGTCGGCGCTGTGCAAGCAGAGCACGCCGCACGCGCCCTCCAAGCACGGCGTGCAG CAACTGCTACTGTGCGCGACCCAGTCGTTGTTCACTTGCGACACGGGCGCGTCCTCAGTGGGCGGCGACAACAAGAGCGACCTCCCGCAGAACTCTGCCGGATCGCCTAGCTCGATACAG GCACCTTTACTCTCAGTGGATTGTAAGAGCAACCCGCCTACATATAGTTTCGTTCAGGGTTGGCAACTATTAGCACTAGCGGTCAGTTTGTTCGTACCGAGGAACAATAGGTTATTGTGGTACTTGAAACTGCATCTGAGCAGGCACGCTGACACCAA aacGGAATGTGGTAAATATGCGGCATATTGTTCGCGCGCTTTGGAACGAACGATCCGGAACGGCGGTCGAACGGACCGGCCCTCCAGGATGGAAGTGCTGTCTATATTGCTAAAGAATCCCTACCACCACTGCCTACCACATGCAATACCTGTACACGTGCTCAATAATACTTACCAG gtgGTAAGTTTTGACGGATCGACGACGGTCGAAGAGTTCCTGACGACGCTTAGCACAGAACTAGGATGCAGAGAACCGGCGGCGTCAGGTTTTGCTCTCTTCAGTGACGACCCGATTGAGAAGGACTTGGAACATCATATCAAACCTGACAAAAAG TTGTGCGACGTAATATCAAAATGGGAAACAGCGTTACGGGAGAAAGGATCTGGAAAGTTCGAGAACTCTAGAGTAATTAGGCTGACATATAGAAACCGCTTGTACTTCAAGAACTCTGTGCGAACGGAAACTGACAAGGAGAGGTTACTGCTCTGCTATCAAGTTAATCAACAag TGGTGGCGGGCCGCTTCCCCGTGACGCGCGAGCTGGCGGCCGAGCTGGGCGCGCTCATGGCGCAGCTCGACATGGGCGACCACTGCGCCTCCAACACGCAGCACAACCAGCCGCTCGCGCACCGGTTCTACCCCTACCGGTACCGCGCCGGCCTCGGCAACGACGAGCTCAG AGGCGTCGAAGAGAAACTCCGGTCTAAGTGGATCGCGCTAAAGGGTCGCAGTACGGCGGATTGCGTTAGAATTTATCTCAATTGCACGAGGAAATGGCCATTTTTCGGTGCTACCTTATTCCAAGCTAGG ataaaaCAGCCGGATTTATCAATGGTGTGGCTCGCTGTATCAGAGGAAGGAGTCACGGTACTAGAATTAGCGTCCATGGCAGTTATAGGGAGATATGCGCTTAATTCCATTGGGTTGTTTGGTGGGCTGCAG gacgATCTAATGATGTTAATCGATGCGGAGGACTCGAGTCCAGTTCATAAGATGCTAATTAGTCTCAATAAGCCAAAG ATGGCGGAGCTGACGCACCTGATCGCGGACTACAAGAACGCGTCGCTCCGCGGCGGCTCGGGCACGCCGCAGATGAGCTCGCTGACGCGCAACGGCTCGCACCGCTCGGCGCGCCGCACGCCGTCCACGCTGCCGCCCGCCGCCGACCGGCGCGCCACGCTCGCCTCGCACGCCAGCCTCGGCCTCGCCGCGCCCGACCTGCTGCGCGCCACGCCCGACCaccgccgcgcgccgccgcaTGCGCAcccgcacgcgcacgcgcacgcccACGCGCACCCGCACCCGCACACGCACACCAAGTGA
- the LOC113399630 gene encoding uncharacterized protein CG43867 isoform X3 — MSEERSRRLSQIFDPLSRFTDHSGAGQSASTPNSPRLLPRRSRDPPPPPPRPFAHSSRLDPLEYELAAADLESVNWQERCLELQLELHRSRHQATRVRDMLRDKLSELEQRVLEAEGRAEEAEDKVRAMEQRLCEWPAGAEGAPKAITRLEGQIEEQKQLRLQDAKQVEAKAARIKEWVTNKLKELEQQNQLLREQNDRCNQQLELLRNHIAAQGSRNCAFLPSRASLSLEVRTEDGTRASSSLLANNRRRSESLEGPQLPITSSEPHYSTPVRHRRNLSIGTTNLTQTTANSQLNTMNRTMDERTAASLLADDLAAAVENLVVLPTTPNTSTDGDTTHDYAEIYTPSRERTPAWQGVHVVVQGTSRGGSSTGDSCVSDQPRPPTPPLHRFPSWEAKIYQVADDGLQQSVEEELSPPPCPRTMHESTSYQDISVPVYATVKGRASQIRSMPFTGDSSDDSSDGEESMGVTVHNTPHHNPLYGQTSQMPMTINNINLTSILPASIQQTAGPHGLVLNNTNGQCSSSDTSLSASSPSKSVKTSSSLSPAKRSSSGSPSKQSKTRDTSFESGMSDDYAIPPDAVSCEGARDSPRRHDALEKSGHLAKLGGKLKTWRKRWFVLKNGTLSYWKSQSEVTRKPQGQIGLGEACKISRNEGAATFEIFTGSRTYYLTADSIATMEDWIRVLQNVQRRNATKLLLSKEDNKPTIQGWLTKVKNGHAKKSWCVLLGKMFLYFKSPGDQNPTGQINMRDARVEDVEHVSDSDSEEKADDARNLTVAIYPQHQLTGGPTYLLFESKADKDSWLYHLTVVSGGGLSQGTHFEQLVQKLMETDGDPNCVLWRHPTLLYSKENITSPLTSLNSEALQAEALKLFKCVQLFMSVAVEHAGIDYHVVLAQNALQQCLEVGELQDELVSALCKQSTPHAPSKHGVQVTARRPARPARPARPARPARAAQLLLCATQSLFTCDTGASSVGGDNKSDLPQNSAGSPSSIQAPLLSVDCKSNPPTYSFVQGWQLLALAVSLFVPRNNRLLWYLKLHLSRHADTKTECGKYAAYCSRALERTIRNGGRTDRPSRMEVLSILLKNPYHHCLPHAIPVHVLNNTYQVVSFDGSTTVEEFLTTLSTELGCREPAASGFALFSDDPIEKDLEHHIKPDKKLCDVISKWETALREKGSGKFENSRVIRLTYRNRLYFKNSVRTETDKERLLLCYQVNQQVVAGRFPVTRELAAELGALMAQLDMGDHCASNTQHNQPLAHRFYPYRYRAGLGNDELRGVEEKLRSKWIALKGRSTADCVRIYLNCTRKWPFFGATLFQARIKQPDLSMVWLAVSEEGVTVLELASMAVIGRYALNSIGLFGGLQDDLMMLIDAEDSSPVHKMLISLNKPKMAELTHLIADYKNASLRGGSGTPQMSSLTRNGSHRSARRTPSTLPPAADRRATLASHASLGLAAPDLLRATPDHRRAPPHAHPHAHAHAHAHPHPHTHTK, encoded by the exons GTCCGCGCCATGGAGCAGCGGCTGTGCGAGTGGCCGGCTGGCGCTGAAGGGGCGCCGAAGGCCATCACGCGACTTGAAGGTCAAATTGAAGAACag AAGCAGCTGCGACTCCAAGACGCGAAACAAGTTGAGGCAAAGGCCGCACGAATAAAGGAGTGGGTGACAAACAAGCTTAAAGAACTAGAGCAACAGAATCAATTGCTGAGGGAACAAAACGACCGCTGCAATCAGCAGCTGGAATTACTTAGGAATCACATTGCAGCGCAGGGAAGCAGAAATTGTgct TTTCTACCTTCTCGGGCAAGTCTGTCTTTAGAAGTGAGGACAGAAGACGGCACCCGTGCCTCATCGAGCCTCTTGGCTAATAACCGTCGACGCTCTGAGAGCCTAGAGGGTCCCCAG CTGCCAATAACATCATCGGAACCCCATTACAGTACCCCAGTGAGACACAGACGAAATCTATCGATTGGAACAACCAATTTAACTCAAACAACTGCCAATAGTCAATTGAACACAATGAATCGAACCATGGATGAGAGGACCGCTGCCAGTCTGCTAGCTGATGATCTTGCG gCTGCAGtagaaaatttagtggtgctacCAACAACACCAAATACTTCAACAGACGGCGATACCACACACGACTATGCTGAAATATATACACCAAGCCGAG AGCGCACGCCGGCGTGGCAGGGCGTGCACGTGGTGGTGCAGGGCACGAGTCGCGGCGGCTCGTCCACGGGCGACAGCTGCGTGTCCGACCAGCCGCGCCCCCCCACGCCTCCTCTGCATCGCTTTCCCAGCTGGGAGGCAAAAATATACCAG GTGGCAGATGATGGTCTCCAGCAGTCCGTGGAAGAGGAGTTGAGTCCACCGCCTTGTCCCCGGACCATGCACGAATCCACCAGTTACCAGGATATCTCAGTTCCAGTATATGCTACCGTTAAAGGG CGCGCAAGTCAAATACGATCGATGCCTTTCACGGGCGATTCATCAGACGATTCATCCGATGGTGAAGAATCAATGGGTGTGACAGTTCATAATACACCACATCATAACCCTCTGTATG GTCAAACATCTCAAATGCCAATGACGATCAACAATATAAACTTAACCAGCATCCTACCCGCCTCCATACAACAAACTGCAGGACCTCATGGACTTGTTCTAAACAACACAAATGGACAATGCAGCTCCTCCGATACTAGTCTAAGCGCTAGCAGCCCTTCGAAGAGTGTGAAGACCAGTTCCAGCTTAAGTCCTGCCAAGAGATCCAGTAGTGGATCACCGAGTAAACAGAGTAAAACTAGAg ACACGTCGTTCGAGTCGGGCATGTCGGACGACTACGCCATCCCGCCGGACGCCGTGTCGTGCGAGGGCGCGCGGGACTCGCCGCGCCGCCACGACGCGCTCGAGAAGAGCGGACACCTCGCCAAGCTGGGCGGGAAGCTCAAGACCTGGCGGAAGAGATG gtTCGTGCTCAAAAACGGCACACTTTCGTACTGGAAGTCTCAGTCGGAGGTGACCCGGAAGCCCCAGGGTCAGATCGGGCTGGGCGAGGCGTGCAAGATCTCTCGCAACGAGGGCGCCGCCACGTTCGAGATATTCACGGGCAGCCGCACCTACTACCTCACCGCAGACAGCATCGCCACCATGGAGGACTGGATAAGAGTCTTACAA AATGTCCAAAGACGAAACGCAACGAAACTCCTATTAAGTAAGGAAGACAACAAGCCTACTATACAAGGTTGGTTAACCAAAGTAAAGAACGGACACGCCAAGAAAAGCTGGTGCGTTTTACTGGGCAAGATGTTCCTGTACTTCAAGAGTCCCGGAGATCag AACCCGACGGGGCAGATCAACATGCGGGACGCGCGCGTGGAGGACGTGGAGCACGTGTCGGACTCCGACTCGGAGGAGAAGGCGGACGACGCGCGCAACCTCACCGTGGCCATCTACCCGCAGCACCAGCTCACCGGG GGCCCTACTTACCTCTTGTTCGAGAGCAAAGCGGACAAAGACTCGTGGCTCTACCACTTGACGGTTGTGAGCGGCGGTGGTCTCAGTCAAGGAACGCACTTCGAGCAACTCGTACAGAAACTTATGGAAACCGATGGCGATCCGA ATTGTGTCCTTTGGAGGCATCCTACATTATTGTATTCCAAAGAAAACATAACATCACCACTCACGTCTCTAAATTCAGAAGCATTGCAAGCTGaagcattaaaattatttaaa TGCGTGCAGCTGTTCATGTCGGTGGCGGTGGAGCACGCCGGCATCGACTACCACGTGGTGCTGGCGCAGAACGCGCTGCAGCAGTGCCTGGAGGTGGGCGAGCTGCAGGACGAGCTGGTGTCGGCGCTGTGCAAGCAGAGCACGCCGCACGCGCCCTCCAAGCACGGCGTGCAGGTAACCGCGCGCCGCCCCGCGCGCCCCGCGCGCCCCGCCCGCCCCGCCCGCCCCGCGCGCGCCGCC CAACTGCTACTGTGCGCGACCCAGTCGTTGTTCACTTGCGACACGGGCGCGTCCTCAGTGGGCGGCGACAACAAGAGCGACCTCCCGCAGAACTCTGCCGGATCGCCTAGCTCGATACAG GCACCTTTACTCTCAGTGGATTGTAAGAGCAACCCGCCTACATATAGTTTCGTTCAGGGTTGGCAACTATTAGCACTAGCGGTCAGTTTGTTCGTACCGAGGAACAATAGGTTATTGTGGTACTTGAAACTGCATCTGAGCAGGCACGCTGACACCAA aacGGAATGTGGTAAATATGCGGCATATTGTTCGCGCGCTTTGGAACGAACGATCCGGAACGGCGGTCGAACGGACCGGCCCTCCAGGATGGAAGTGCTGTCTATATTGCTAAAGAATCCCTACCACCACTGCCTACCACATGCAATACCTGTACACGTGCTCAATAATACTTACCAG gtgGTAAGTTTTGACGGATCGACGACGGTCGAAGAGTTCCTGACGACGCTTAGCACAGAACTAGGATGCAGAGAACCGGCGGCGTCAGGTTTTGCTCTCTTCAGTGACGACCCGATTGAGAAGGACTTGGAACATCATATCAAACCTGACAAAAAG TTGTGCGACGTAATATCAAAATGGGAAACAGCGTTACGGGAGAAAGGATCTGGAAAGTTCGAGAACTCTAGAGTAATTAGGCTGACATATAGAAACCGCTTGTACTTCAAGAACTCTGTGCGAACGGAAACTGACAAGGAGAGGTTACTGCTCTGCTATCAAGTTAATCAACAag TGGTGGCGGGCCGCTTCCCCGTGACGCGCGAGCTGGCGGCCGAGCTGGGCGCGCTCATGGCGCAGCTCGACATGGGCGACCACTGCGCCTCCAACACGCAGCACAACCAGCCGCTCGCGCACCGGTTCTACCCCTACCGGTACCGCGCCGGCCTCGGCAACGACGAGCTCAG AGGCGTCGAAGAGAAACTCCGGTCTAAGTGGATCGCGCTAAAGGGTCGCAGTACGGCGGATTGCGTTAGAATTTATCTCAATTGCACGAGGAAATGGCCATTTTTCGGTGCTACCTTATTCCAAGCTAGG ataaaaCAGCCGGATTTATCAATGGTGTGGCTCGCTGTATCAGAGGAAGGAGTCACGGTACTAGAATTAGCGTCCATGGCAGTTATAGGGAGATATGCGCTTAATTCCATTGGGTTGTTTGGTGGGCTGCAG gacgATCTAATGATGTTAATCGATGCGGAGGACTCGAGTCCAGTTCATAAGATGCTAATTAGTCTCAATAAGCCAAAG ATGGCGGAGCTGACGCACCTGATCGCGGACTACAAGAACGCGTCGCTCCGCGGCGGCTCGGGCACGCCGCAGATGAGCTCGCTGACGCGCAACGGCTCGCACCGCTCGGCGCGCCGCACGCCGTCCACGCTGCCGCCCGCCGCCGACCGGCGCGCCACGCTCGCCTCGCACGCCAGCCTCGGCCTCGCCGCGCCCGACCTGCTGCGCGCCACGCCCGACCaccgccgcgcgccgccgcaTGCGCAcccgcacgcgcacgcgcacgcccACGCGCACCCGCACCCGCACACGCACACCAAGTGA